The nucleotide window ACTATTATTGATAATAGCCGTTGTTATATCTGTAGTATTATCAGTTGGTGGAGCTTTTTTTCTCATAAATATCTTAGGTAAAAACATAGTTCAACAGGCTCAACAACAAGCTCAACAACAGGCTCAAGGAGTTCAACAAACACCACAGGTAGGATTGGCAGAAGTAATACGTGAAGGTCACCAAAGACAGTTTATGTTAAAAGGCGGTAATGAAATAGCCATAGTAAACGCTTTGCAATTAAAAGTAGGAAGTGATGAATGTAGAGCAGCAATAGCCGAATATAATGTGGAGATATTGGAAGCAATAGGATTAATATTCATTACGAAAACGCGTGAAGATTTAACTACTGTTGAAGGTAGAGAAATATTAAAAAATCAAATAAAAAATGCAATAAATGAGATTACGGGATTTGTTGGTGAAAAGGAGAAATTTGGAGTAATTCAGGTTATAATAGATATAGTAGTAATCACATCAGCTTACTAAAGGGTGGTGAAAATATGCCTCCAGATAATGAAACATTGTCACAAGAGGAAATAGATGCGTTATTGCATGCTATGGAGGCAGGGTCGTTAGCTGTTTCCAATGTAAGTGAAGAAGAAGATATTATGGCTAATGTTCGGGAATATAATTTCCGAAGACCAATGAAGTTCTCAAAAGAGCAATTGAGAACATTGCAACTTATTCATGAAAATTATGCAAGAGATGTATCAACATATCTTTCTTCACGTGCAAGATCATATGTAAATGTAACCTTTGCAAGTGTTGATCAAATCACATTTAGTGAATTTCAACAATCTTTGACAAGTCCGACATTTATATCTGTTTTTTCTACGGATATATTACCTGGAAGTGCAGTATTTCAAATGGGGTTGGATATAGGATATGTTTTAGTCGATAAATTATTAGGAGGACCAGGAATTCCCCTTGAAACATTAAGAACACCTACTGAACTGGAACTTGCAATATTAAGAAAAGAAGGATTATCTTTAATTAAAGCATTGAGTAAAGCATGGGCAACAATAGTTCCGTTTGATACAATACTCGAAAAAACAGAATTTAATCCGCAATTTGTTCAAATTGCAGCACCAAATGAAATGACAGTTTTAATTACATTATCTATTAACTTTAGAGATATACAGGGCTTTATTAATGTTTGTTGGCCATCTTCTCTTTTAGAGCCGATTAATGAAAAATTGACTACCAGATTGTGGTCACCCGATCGAAAAACCACGCAAAAACAGATTGAAAAATTGAAAAATTCTGTGTTAATGACCAAAGCAGATGTAAAAGCTATATTAGGTGAAACAACAATACAATTAGGCGATTTTATTAATATTGATGTAGGGGATGTAATAAGATTAAATGCATTTAATGATGAACCTATAAATATAACAATTCAAGACACACCTGTTTTTAAAGGTATTCCAGGTGTTCATAAAGGTCATTATGCTGTTAAAATTGAAAAAGAAGATCCAGAATTGCTTGAAAAAGTTTTAGTTGAAAGATATTTGAAAAGCTTGCAATAGGTAACAATAGCGGAGGTGTGTTACATGTCAGATGAATTTTTGTCTCAAGAAGAATTAGATGCATTATTGCAGGGATTAAATCAAGATGAAACAACGTCAAATCAAGAAAGTACAAATACCAGCTCTTCCCAAATAAACAGTGGAGCAACTCAAGTTGATCCAATTATATTAGATTTAGTTGGAGAAGTGGGAAATATTGCTATGGGAGCTGGAGCAACAACTATGTCTACGCTATTAAAAAGAAAAGTTGATATATCCAGTCCTACTCCGTTAACTTTATTAAAATCAGAAATAAAAAATCAATTCTCAGGGAAATACGTGATAATTTCAATAAATTACAAAGATGGTTTAAAAGGTACAAATTTTTTCCTGTTTCCTGCGAAAATTTCATCTGTAATAGCTGATCTCATGATGGGAGGAACAGGAGAAAATGTTCCAGAAACATTTGATGACATATCAATAAGCGCTTTAGCAGAAGCAATAAACCAGATGATGGGTGCTTCAGCAACATCTTTATCAGAATTTTTAAATACCAAGGTAGATATAACACCTCCGCAAGTAGAAGTTTTAGATTTTGACGATCCTAATGTGTCATTTCCGCCAGAATTAGAAGGAGCATCTGAAACCATAATAGGTATTAAATTTATTTTAAAAATTCAAGGACTGCAAGAAGGGGAAATGTGGCAATTTGTACCAATAGATATAGCAAATGATATAAAAGATAAAGTATTAGCCGCTCAAAATGTAGATGTTGATAAAAGTCAGAAAACTGCCCAGCCGCAACCACAGATGCAACAACAAACTGTACCACAACAAATGCCAATGCAACAACCGATGTACCCACAACAAATGCCAATACAACAACCGATGTACCCACAACAAATGCCAATGCAGCAACCGATGTACCCACAACAAATGCCAATGCAGCAACCGATGTACCCACAACAAATGCCAATGCAACAGCCAATGGGATATATTCCTCCAGAACAACAAATTAATGTTCAGCCAAAGTCATTTAATCAAATTTCAGGAAGTCCTATAGAACCTACTGAAAATGTTGATCTTGAAAAATTACAACTTTTATTTGACGTTCCACTAAATGTATCAGTAGAGCTTGGTAGAAGAAAATATTCTTTAAGAGATATTTTAAATTTTCATCAGGGTTCTATGATACAATTGGATAAACTTGCAGGTGAACCTGTGGATATATACGTAAATGGAAGGTTAATAGCCAGAGGGGAAGTTGTAGTTATAGACGAAAATTTTGGAGTTAGAATAACAGAAATAGTATCATTAGAAGAAAGGTTGAGAGCTTTAAAATGAAGAGAAAAAAAATAATTTTTTTAATGTTTTTCCTTATTTCAGTTAATATGATTTTTTCTTATAATGTTATAGATGTTTTTTCAAAATATACTAAACTTGGTGAATTTAAAATAGAATTAAATATAAAATTTGAGGTGGATTCAACACCCACCTCTGTTTCGATGTATATATACATTGATAATTTTAAATATTTTTATTTTAGAATAAAAGAGCCGTCAATTTTATCTGGTATTGACTACTATTATGATCTTCACAATGATGAGTTTTTAACGGATCTGGAAAAAGATGTTGATAAGTATAAAGGTATAAAAAAAAACCTGGAAATATTTAGAAATTTTATCAGAATTTTATCAGTAACATATTCTTCCGATAAATTTTTTATTAAAGAATTAAAAGAACAAAATTATAAAATATTTTATTTTTATCCAAAATCCAAAAATGCTTTAAGATTTTTAGGTATTGATTACACGCAAATGAAAGTATATTTAAAAGATGAAATGGGAATAAGTTTTTTAGAAAAAATAGAATTTTTAAATTCAAATAACAAAAAAAGAGTTGAAATAAAACTTAGAATAATACCATATAACACCCAATTTATCAAGAAAAAATTATTGGAAATTCAAAAGTAATTCAGGATATTTATAATCTTTAAATTTCTTTAATAAGGCATCTTTTCCATGAGCTTTAAATGTTTTCAAATAGTTTAGCTGATTATCAATTAATTTTTTATCTCCAGGTCTCCCATGACCTGGTATTATTATATTTATCTCCTGTTTTTTTAATTCTTCTAAGATTTTAATCCAATTGTCAATATTTGATTCGTTTAATTCAGAATGTATTTCAGAAACTATAATATCACCAGTAATAACAATATTCTCTGGATAAATTTTATAAATAGTTGAATCTTTTGTATGTCCACCTAAAGTAATCCCACTTATTACTGTTTTAGAAGAAGTATTTAAATTATCTTTTCTAAAAACATTAAACTTACATTTGGATAATTTTTTTTGTAAATTAGAAAAATCAAATTCAGATTCTTCAGAGATTTTTTTTAATAAATCATCATCATATTCAAAAAGTTTCATAAGAGTTTTTTCAGATAAAATGATTTCAAGTTTTTCATAAAAAATAGCACCAAATGAATGATCTGGATGGTGGTGGGTTAAAAAAACCTTTTTTACAGTTTTTTTTGTTCTCAATTGAACCAAATCTATAATTTTTTTTAATTTTTCTGGATATAATGAGGAATCGATTAAAATAACTTCTTCATTCAACTCTATGGCTGTAACATTACTTGCAAAGTTTTCAAACCAGAAAATCAGTATTTTGTTTCCAATCACTTCTAACATAAGTGTTTTCCTCCTTAAATGTATTTCATTTAATAATTCTTTATATATTGATTTTTTTCCTTAAAAATGATAAAATAGTTTGTAATACAAACAAAGTTCAGGGGGTGTTCAAAATAATTAAAGAGTTTTTTAAAAAAAATTGGTGGAGGTATTTAATAGGCATAATATTTTTACTGTTTATTGATTATATGCAAATATTTATTCCAAGAAAAATTGGAGCAATAATGGATGATTTAAAAACAATAGAAGATATGAGTGTAATAAAAACGTCCATCTATTCAATTTTAATATTGGCATTTTCAATAATGATAGGCAGATTTATATGGCGTTTTTTTATATTTGGAACCTCGAGATTATTTGAATTTAAAACAGCCAATAAAATATTTTCGCACATATTAGATCAATCATATGATTTTTATGACAAATGGAGAACGGGGGACTTGATGACCAGATTTACAGAAGATTTAAATTCCGTAAGAATGGCAATGGGTCCGTCAATTGTAATGATAATCGATACGATTTTTATGTCAACAATAACGATAATTGCAATGATGAAATTTGTAAATACTAAATTAACAATATTATCATTAATTCCTTTACCCATAATAGGATTAATAACATTATTTTTTGGTGGTTTAATAAGGAAATTATTTAAAAACCTTCAAAAAACGATTTCAGATTTATCTGACCATACAGAAGAAAGCTATGCGGGAATACATGTAGTTAAAGTTTTTTCACTAGAAAATACAATGAAAAAACGATTTAATGAAAGGTCACAAAAATATTATGACGCTCAAATGAAATTAATAAAAACCTGGGGTTTGATGTTTCCGCTAATACAATTTTTAGCATCGCTTTCAGGAATTCTTGCAATATATTTTGGTGGAAAAATGGTAATAAATAATGAGATAACCTTTGGACAGTTAGTAATGTTTTATTCGTATATAGGAATGCTTGTTTGGCCAATGATGGCGGTAGGATGGGTTGTAAATGTGTTACAAAGAGGGAAAGCCTCTTATCAAAGATTGATGGAAATAATGAAATCAAAATCAAGTGTCTCAGAACCAGATGAAATAAATAAAAATTTTGAATTTAAAGGACATATAAAAATTAATAATTTAAATTTCAAATATCCAAATACGGAAAAATATGCTTTAAAAAATATTAACATGGAAATAAAACCAGGAGAAATGGTAGCATTTGTAGGTAAAATAGGTTCAGGTAAATCGACTCTTCCAAAATTATTATTGAAATTTTATCCAGTTGAAAATAATACAATTTTTATAGATGGAATGGATATAAATAAAATACATTCTAAAATTATTAGGGATAATATAGCCTATGTTCCTCAAGAATCATTTTTATTTTCAATGCATATAGAAGATAATATAAGTTTTGCACACCCTGAAGAAGTAGAAAAATCTCCTGAATATGCTAAATTAGCAAATGTTCATGAAGATATAATGGAATTACCAGGAAAATATAAAACATTAGTTGGTGAAAGAGGAGTTACTCTTTCTGGTGGGCAAAAGCAAAGGGTTTCTATAGCTAGAGCTTTAGCTAAAAACGCGCCATTTATCATATTAGATGATTGTTTATCTGCAGTAGATACCGAAACTGAAGAAGCAATAATAACAAATCTTAGAAATAATGTAGTTAATAAAACAATGATTGTTATATCGCACAGATTAAAAGCAGTTAGAAATGCTGATAAAATTTATGTTTTTGATAATGGTGAAATAATAGAACAAGGAAATCATAATGAATTATTATCATTAGAAAGTGCATATTATGGAATGTATATGAAACAACTAATTGAAGAAAAGTTGGAGGAGGAATAATATGCGAACAGCTCATACAGATATATTAAAAGAAGAAAATCAACGAAGTGTATCTAATATGAAAATATTTTCTATGTTGTGGAAATATATGAAAAAATATTATGTAATATTAATATTTTCTTTTTCATTTTTATTCCTATCCACTGTAGTAGATTTAACAATACCTACTGTGATGAGATATGTAATAGATAATGTGATAAATTCAACATATAAATTTAAAATAGAAAATAATGAATTCATTTCTTCACCGGAGGGGGATTATATATTAAAAAATATAGAAAATAAATACTATATGACAAAAGGTAATGAAAAAATACCAGTAAGCAATGAATTTGTTAATAAAATTAAAGAGAAATCATTAAACGATATTACAATATACTCGTTAATAATAGTTTCGCTTTTTTTTGGACAATTATTATTTAATTATGGGCAAGTGATATTTTCAAATTTATTAGGTCAAAAGGTTATTTATGATATAAGAGATGAATTATATACTCATATTCTTTCTGTTCCCTTGGATTTTTTTACAAAAAATCCTACTGGTAAAATTACAACAAGAACTGTAAATGATACCCAAAATCTTTCACAATTTTTCACAGATGTATTAACAAGTTTAACAAAAGATGTTGCAATTATAGTAGGAGTTATAATTGTCATGTTTAAAATGAATATTAAACTCTCAACATATGTAATATTAATGTTTCCTTTAATAATGATATCAACATGGATATTTGGCGTATTGGATAAAAAAATATACTCAAAAACACGAACGAGGATTTCAGCAACAAATTCTTTTCTTGCTGAAAACATATCTGGAGCCAATGTTACAAAAGCATTTAATCAGGAGGACAGAAAAAGAAAAGAATTTTATGATTTAAGCCATAAATTATATAAGTCAAGAATGCAGCAAATAATATTGAATGGTTTATTTCGACCATTTATGAACGTAATGTATTATATTACAATATCTCTTTTGTTCTGGTTCGGATCAAAATTATTTAAACAAAATATTGTATCTTTTGGAATACTGGTTGCTTTTACATCATATATAGATATGTTTTTTAGACCTTTATTTGATATTGCAGAAAAATATGATATATTACAAAATGCGTTTGCTTCAGCAGAAAAAATTTTCAGACTAAAAGAATTAGAACAAGAAGATTTTGGTAGAGGAAAATACAAAGAGATAAAAATGGGGAGTATAAAATTTAAAAATGTGTCGTTTGCATATGAAAAGGAGAATTATATATTAAAAAATATATCCTTTAAAATTAAAGAAAAGGATAATATAGCAATAGTAGGTGAAACAGGTTCTGGAAAAACCACTATAATTAAGTTAATAAATGGATTATATAGACCTCAAATGGGTAATATATATATAGATGAAAAAGATTTAAATGATTATGATTTACACGCATTAAGAAGGCAAATTGCTGTAGTTCCGCAAGATGTTTTTCTATTCACAGGGACAATATTAGATAATATCAGAATGTTCGATGATAGTGTAAGTGAAAAAGAAGTAATTGAAGCTGCAAAACAGGTTCATGCTCATGAAATGATTGAAAAATTTCCAGATAAATATTATACAAAAATTTTAGAAAGGGGAAGTACATTATCAGCTGGCGAAAGGCAATTAATAGCATTAGCAAGAGCAGTAGTGTTTAAATCAAAAATAATAATTTTAGATGAAGCTACAGCAAATATAGATGTAGAAACAGAGTATTTAATTCAAAAAGCAATGGAAAATCTGATAGGCAAAGTAACTATATTGTCAATAGCTCATAGATTATCGACAATAAAAACATCAAGAAAAATATTAGTTGTTCATAAAGGAAAAGTAGTTGAAGAGGGTTCTCATAATGAATTAATGAATAAAAGAGGAATTTATTATGATTTATATAGATTGCAATATAGCAATACATAAAAAGAAATTATAAATATTTATTTTACACAGCTTATATAATATCATTGTAAAATTCAATATTTAACCACAAAACAAATCCCGGTTTTTACCGGGATTTGTTTTTAGTCCTTTAGACTACCTTGAGTTAAACCTGATATAATATATTTTTGTGCAATGGAAAAAACAATTATAGTTGGCAAAAGAGCTATGACTATTCCTGCAGATAACACATTCCATTG belongs to Marinitoga sp. 1197 and includes:
- a CDS encoding flagellar basal body-associated FliL family protein codes for the protein MADEEIQEEGQEEGKKGPNIILLLIIAVVISVVLSVGGAFFLINILGKNIVQQAQQQAQQQAQGVQQTPQVGLAEVIREGHQRQFMLKGGNEIAIVNALQLKVGSDECRAAIAEYNVEILEAIGLIFITKTREDLTTVEGREILKNQIKNAINEITGFVGEKEKFGVIQVIIDIVVITSAY
- the fliM gene encoding flagellar motor switch protein FliM; translation: MPPDNETLSQEEIDALLHAMEAGSLAVSNVSEEEDIMANVREYNFRRPMKFSKEQLRTLQLIHENYARDVSTYLSSRARSYVNVTFASVDQITFSEFQQSLTSPTFISVFSTDILPGSAVFQMGLDIGYVLVDKLLGGPGIPLETLRTPTELELAILRKEGLSLIKALSKAWATIVPFDTILEKTEFNPQFVQIAAPNEMTVLITLSINFRDIQGFINVCWPSSLLEPINEKLTTRLWSPDRKTTQKQIEKLKNSVLMTKADVKAILGETTIQLGDFINIDVGDVIRLNAFNDEPINITIQDTPVFKGIPGVHKGHYAVKIEKEDPELLEKVLVERYLKSLQ
- the fliY gene encoding flagellar motor switch phosphatase FliY; translation: MSDEFLSQEELDALLQGLNQDETTSNQESTNTSSSQINSGATQVDPIILDLVGEVGNIAMGAGATTMSTLLKRKVDISSPTPLTLLKSEIKNQFSGKYVIISINYKDGLKGTNFFLFPAKISSVIADLMMGGTGENVPETFDDISISALAEAINQMMGASATSLSEFLNTKVDITPPQVEVLDFDDPNVSFPPELEGASETIIGIKFILKIQGLQEGEMWQFVPIDIANDIKDKVLAAQNVDVDKSQKTAQPQPQMQQQTVPQQMPMQQPMYPQQMPIQQPMYPQQMPMQQPMYPQQMPMQQPMYPQQMPMQQPMGYIPPEQQINVQPKSFNQISGSPIEPTENVDLEKLQLLFDVPLNVSVELGRRKYSLRDILNFHQGSMIQLDKLAGEPVDIYVNGRLIARGEVVVIDENFGVRITEIVSLEERLRALK
- a CDS encoding MBL fold metallo-hydrolase, with the protein product MLEVIGNKILIFWFENFASNVTAIELNEEVILIDSSLYPEKLKKIIDLVQLRTKKTVKKVFLTHHHPDHSFGAIFYEKLEIILSEKTLMKLFEYDDDLLKKISEESEFDFSNLQKKLSKCKFNVFRKDNLNTSSKTVISGITLGGHTKDSTIYKIYPENIVITGDIIVSEIHSELNESNIDNWIKILEELKKQEINIIIPGHGRPGDKKLIDNQLNYLKTFKAHGKDALLKKFKDYKYPELLLNFQ
- a CDS encoding ABC transporter ATP-binding protein — its product is MFKIIKEFFKKNWWRYLIGIIFLLFIDYMQIFIPRKIGAIMDDLKTIEDMSVIKTSIYSILILAFSIMIGRFIWRFFIFGTSRLFEFKTANKIFSHILDQSYDFYDKWRTGDLMTRFTEDLNSVRMAMGPSIVMIIDTIFMSTITIIAMMKFVNTKLTILSLIPLPIIGLITLFFGGLIRKLFKNLQKTISDLSDHTEESYAGIHVVKVFSLENTMKKRFNERSQKYYDAQMKLIKTWGLMFPLIQFLASLSGILAIYFGGKMVINNEITFGQLVMFYSYIGMLVWPMMAVGWVVNVLQRGKASYQRLMEIMKSKSSVSEPDEINKNFEFKGHIKINNLNFKYPNTEKYALKNINMEIKPGEMVAFVGKIGSGKSTLPKLLLKFYPVENNTIFIDGMDINKIHSKIIRDNIAYVPQESFLFSMHIEDNISFAHPEEVEKSPEYAKLANVHEDIMELPGKYKTLVGERGVTLSGGQKQRVSIARALAKNAPFIILDDCLSAVDTETEEAIITNLRNNVVNKTMIVISHRLKAVRNADKIYVFDNGEIIEQGNHNELLSLESAYYGMYMKQLIEEKLEEE
- a CDS encoding ABC transporter ATP-binding protein — encoded protein: MRTAHTDILKEENQRSVSNMKIFSMLWKYMKKYYVILIFSFSFLFLSTVVDLTIPTVMRYVIDNVINSTYKFKIENNEFISSPEGDYILKNIENKYYMTKGNEKIPVSNEFVNKIKEKSLNDITIYSLIIVSLFFGQLLFNYGQVIFSNLLGQKVIYDIRDELYTHILSVPLDFFTKNPTGKITTRTVNDTQNLSQFFTDVLTSLTKDVAIIVGVIIVMFKMNIKLSTYVILMFPLIMISTWIFGVLDKKIYSKTRTRISATNSFLAENISGANVTKAFNQEDRKRKEFYDLSHKLYKSRMQQIILNGLFRPFMNVMYYITISLLFWFGSKLFKQNIVSFGILVAFTSYIDMFFRPLFDIAEKYDILQNAFASAEKIFRLKELEQEDFGRGKYKEIKMGSIKFKNVSFAYEKENYILKNISFKIKEKDNIAIVGETGSGKTTIIKLINGLYRPQMGNIYIDEKDLNDYDLHALRRQIAVVPQDVFLFTGTILDNIRMFDDSVSEKEVIEAAKQVHAHEMIEKFPDKYYTKILERGSTLSAGERQLIALARAVVFKSKIIILDEATANIDVETEYLIQKAMENLIGKVTILSIAHRLSTIKTSRKILVVHKGKVVEEGSHNELMNKRGIYYDLYRLQYSNT